Within the Sarcophilus harrisii chromosome 2, mSarHar1.11, whole genome shotgun sequence genome, the region GGCCGGCCCCCGGGGCCGGCTCGGGACCCGCGCGGGATGAGCCGCGAGGAAGCCCGCAGGGAtgtgggagtgggggaggggccTCGGGAGGAGGAGAGCCTGGAGGTATTGGGGGGGTTTCGGGGgcggttgtttttttgtttttgccaaaatGCCAAGTGGCAGTGGGTTCCCTGAAACTTCTGGAGCTCAGGGTATCATTCAGGAAGGATCGTTTAAAGAAGTCTGGGACTGcaaagaggcagagagatgggAGGAAAGGGTCTCTTTAATCTGGGGAGGATGTGTCCCTCTaaccctcttctttctcccactTGCAGTGATTGTGTCTCCCCACTTGTATGACCAATCCTATCCGATGTTGGCCATTCCAGCACCAGAGGTCCTCAGCCCAGCAATATGTTACCCTCCCCTGGTCTGGGACAGTGGGCTCCTCTCTAGCTTCTTTACTCCCGTGCCAGTGGCTGCTCCTGGACCCCCAGAAGAGCCCAAGGCCCTGGACCTGACTTCTCTGTCCAGTGACGATTATGACAGTGGCAAGGGATCGGATCCCCCAAGCCCAGTCTCCTTAGAAGAGGAGGCAGAGAAGTTCTCCTGTGACCAATGCCCTGAATCCTACACCACTTTGCCCAGCCCCTCCAAACACCAGCAGCTCCAGCACAGTGAAGACACCCAGCCTAGGAAGTCCTTCATCTGCAAGGTGTGCGAGAAGGAGTATGTGAGCCTCGGCGCCCTCAAAATGCACATCCGAAGCCATACCCTTCCCTGTGTCTGCAAG harbors:
- the SNAI1 gene encoding zinc finger protein SNAI1; the encoded protein is MPRSFLVKKHFSSSKKPNYSELESQTVIVSPHLYDQSYPMLAIPAPEVLSPAICYPPLVWDSGLLSSFFTPVPVAAPGPPEEPKALDLTSLSSDDYDSGKGSDPPSPVSLEEEAEKFSCDQCPESYTTLPSPSKHQQLQHSEDTQPRKSFICKVCEKEYVSLGALKMHIRSHTLPCVCKICGKAFSRPWLLQGHIRTHTGEKPFSCTHCSRAFADRSNLRAHLQTHSDVKKYQCKSCARTFSRMSLLHKHEETGCSGSR